The sequence below is a genomic window from Proteus vulgaris.
TTAAAGTTAGCAGATGGCTCTGTTGCTGAATCTACACAAGCGCATGGTAAACCCGCACTTTTTCGTTTAGGTGATGAAAGCTTATCGCCAGCCTTAGAAGCTGAATTATTGGGATTATCAACGGGAGATAAAAAAACCTTTACGCTTGCGGGTGAACATCTTTTTGGTAAATACAATCCTGACTTGATCCAATACTTTATGCCTTCTGACTTTGCAGAGTCTGGTGTGCCTGAAGCAGGTACTATCATGCTATTTACCGCAATGAATGGCAGTGAAATGCCGGGCATTGTCAGAGATGTCACTGAAGATTCTGTGACTGTTGATTTTAATCATCCGTTAGCATCAGAAGAAGTGACATTTGATATTGAAGTCGTCGGCATCAATCCTGAGGAGGAAACAACACATGCAAATACTGCTGGCTAACCCACGAGGCTTTTGTGCGGGTGTTGACCGAGCTATCAGCATTGTTGACCGCGCTCTGGAAATCTATGGCGCACCTATTTATGTTCGTCACGAAGTCGTTCATAACCGCTATGTCGTTAACGATTTACGTGAACGTGGCGCTATCTTTATTGAAGAAATTTCAGAAGTCCCTGATAACGCGATTTTAATTTTTTCTGCTCATGGTGTTTCTCAAGCGATTCGCCAAGAAGCTCGTTCACGTAATTTAACCATGCTTTATGATGCAACTTGCCCATTAGTAACTAAAGTTCATATGGAAGTGGCAAGGGCAAGCCGTAAAGGCAAAGAAGCGATTTTAATCGGTCATGCGGGACATCCTGAAGTTGAAGGCACAATGGGGCAATACAATAACCCTGAAGGGGGAATGTATTTAGTTGAGTCACCTGCTGATGTTTGGAAATTAGAAGTAAAAGATGAAGATAATCTTTGTTTTATGACTCAAACAACGCTTTCTGTTGATGATACATCTGAAGTGATTGATGCTTTAAATGCACGCTTCCCAAAAATTATTGGGCCTCGTAAAGATGATATCTGCTACGCAACAACTAATCGCCAAGAAGCTGCAAGAGAACTTGCAGAAAAAGCAGATGTTGTATTTGTAGTGGGTTCTAAGAACTCATCAAACTCTAATCGCTTGGCAGAGCTTGCTCAGCGCGCAGGTAAGCCTTCTTATCTTATCGATAGCTTTGAAGATATTGATGAGTCATGGGTCGCTAATGCCAATATTGTTGGCGTTACCGCAGGAGCTTCAGCTCCAGATATTTTAGTTCAACAAGTATTAGAGCGTTTAAAAACCTTTGGTGCTGATGAAGTGATCGAACTATCTGGGCGTGAAGAAAATATTGTTTTTGAAGTACCAAAAGAACTTCGTCTAGATTATAAAGTTATCGAATAAGACAATCTAGAAAGCGTGATTTTTAAAAGCAGAGTTTAAATCTCTGCTTTTTTTATACCTAAAGTTAAATGAATAATCATGCTGTTCATCTCTTTTACTGATAATGACTACGGTTTTGTGTGTTTTTCTTATCTCGAACGTTAAATGCTGGCATCAAGCGGATGACATCGCTAATCTGTAAACAATAAATAGAGATAATAAGTATCGTTAAGGAGAAATTTAGTTATGTCTGCAAAAGAACTTCGTCTTGCTGTCGTTGGTGCTGGTGGTCGTATGGGGCGTCAATTAATTCAGGCAATTTCTCAACAAGAAGGAACCGTTTTAGGTGCTGCTTTTGAGCGTACTAATTCTTCATTGATTGGTGCTGATGCTGGAGAATTAGCAGGCATTGGGCATATTGGTGTCACAATCACTGATAACTTGCTAGCTCAAGCGAATGAATTTGATGTGTTAATTGATTTCACACGCCCTGAAGGAACACTTTCTCATATTGCATTTTGTGTAGAGCAGAAAAAAGGCATGATCATTGGTACAACGGGCTTTGATGATGAAGGCAAAAAAGCCATAGATGATGCAGCGAAAATCATCCCGATCGTGTTTGCAGCTAACTTTAGTGTTGGTGTTAATTTAGTGCTTAAATTACTTGAAAAAGCAGCTAAAGTGATGGGATCTTACACTGATATTGAAATCGTAGAAGCTCACCATCGTCATAAAGTTGATGCGCCATCCGGTACGGCATTAGCAATGGGAGAGTCTATTGCAGATGCGTTAGGTCGTGATCTTAAAGAGTGCGCAGTTTATGAACGAGTAGGGCATACGGGAGAGCGTGATCCTCAAAGTATCGGATTCGCAACTATTCGTGCAGGCGATATTGTGGGTGAGCACACTGCAATTTTTGCTGATATCGGTGAGCGAGTAGAGATAAGTCATAAGGCTTCTAGTCGAATGACATTTGCAAATGGCGCTGTTAAGGCATCACTTTGGCTAAGTGATAAAAAATCAGGTCTTTATAATATGAAAGATGTGCTTTCATTAGAGGATTTGTAACTTATAAAAAATATAATTTATTGAAAACTCATAAGTATTTTTATATTTATGAGTTTTTTGTTTTGTTTATAATGTTATTTAATTATTTGTCTTATTTTTATTTATTATCTCTTCTTTTTCTTCGTGTTAGCCTCTAAAAATACAAAAAAAACTCATTTTATTCCTTCTTTTTTCTATTTTTAAATTATCTTGGTAAGCAAACGGTTAAATTTGTAAGATTGATTGTATAAATTGTCACTTGGTTAACTAAATTGCTAATGAATGATATTTTTTAAATTAAAAAGGTGTTTTTTCTAGACATCTGCCTATTCGATCTTTAGAATGCGCCCAATTTGCCAAAAATTTGCCCAATTTTATGTTTTTGGCATTGATTTAGAGTCTTAAATCTGAATTAATATGCATGAAATGTGATTTATTATTCTCTGGAGGGCATTTTGATTAAATCAGCTATACTGGTTCTAGAAGATGGGACCGAATTCCACGGCAAGTCGATTGGCGCAGAAGGCGCCGCCATCGGTGAAGTCGTTTTTAATACTTCAATGACCGGTTATCAAGAAATACTAACCGACCCTTCTTACTCCCAACAAATAGTTACTCTCACCTATCCCCACATTGGCAATACCGGCGTTAATCGTTCAGACGAAGAATCAGAAACTATCCATGCTCAAGGCTTAATTATTCGCGACTTGCCATTAGTGATGAGCAACTATCGTGCACAAGAAACGTTATCTGATTATCTTAAACGCCAAAATATTGTCGCTATTGCGGACATTGATACACGTAAGTTAACTCGTTTGTTGAGAGAAAAAGGCGCACAAAACGGTTGTATCATCGTCGGTGAACATCTTGATACCAAACTTGCTCTTGAAAAAGCCAAGGCCTTTCCTGGCTTAAAGGGAATGGATTTAGCCAAAACAGTAACCGTCAAGCAGGCTTACCAATGGACTCAAGGTAGTTGGACGCTAGAAAATGAACTACCAGCAGCAAAATTAGCGACTGAATTGCCACTGCATATTGTGGCGTATGATTTTGGTGTGAAACGTAATATTTTACGTA
It includes:
- the fkpB gene encoding FKBP-type peptidyl-prolyl cis-trans isomerase, whose amino-acid sequence is MVMQVLNDSAVLLNFTLKLADGSVAESTQAHGKPALFRLGDESLSPALEAELLGLSTGDKKTFTLAGEHLFGKYNPDLIQYFMPSDFAESGVPEAGTIMLFTAMNGSEMPGIVRDVTEDSVTVDFNHPLASEEVTFDIEVVGINPEEETTHANTAG
- the ispH gene encoding 4-hydroxy-3-methylbut-2-enyl diphosphate reductase, translating into MQILLANPRGFCAGVDRAISIVDRALEIYGAPIYVRHEVVHNRYVVNDLRERGAIFIEEISEVPDNAILIFSAHGVSQAIRQEARSRNLTMLYDATCPLVTKVHMEVARASRKGKEAILIGHAGHPEVEGTMGQYNNPEGGMYLVESPADVWKLEVKDEDNLCFMTQTTLSVDDTSEVIDALNARFPKIIGPRKDDICYATTNRQEAARELAEKADVVFVVGSKNSSNSNRLAELAQRAGKPSYLIDSFEDIDESWVANANIVGVTAGASAPDILVQQVLERLKTFGADEVIELSGREENIVFEVPKELRLDYKVIE
- the dapB gene encoding 4-hydroxy-tetrahydrodipicolinate reductase → MSAKELRLAVVGAGGRMGRQLIQAISQQEGTVLGAAFERTNSSLIGADAGELAGIGHIGVTITDNLLAQANEFDVLIDFTRPEGTLSHIAFCVEQKKGMIIGTTGFDDEGKKAIDDAAKIIPIVFAANFSVGVNLVLKLLEKAAKVMGSYTDIEIVEAHHRHKVDAPSGTALAMGESIADALGRDLKECAVYERVGHTGERDPQSIGFATIRAGDIVGEHTAIFADIGERVEISHKASSRMTFANGAVKASLWLSDKKSGLYNMKDVLSLEDL
- the carA gene encoding glutamine-hydrolyzing carbamoyl-phosphate synthase small subunit, whose amino-acid sequence is MIKSAILVLEDGTEFHGKSIGAEGAAIGEVVFNTSMTGYQEILTDPSYSQQIVTLTYPHIGNTGVNRSDEESETIHAQGLIIRDLPLVMSNYRAQETLSDYLKRQNIVAIADIDTRKLTRLLREKGAQNGCIIVGEHLDTKLALEKAKAFPGLKGMDLAKTVTVKQAYQWTQGSWTLENELPAAKLATELPLHIVAYDFGVKRNILRMLVDRGCRVTVVPAQTPAQDVLALSPDGIFLSNGPGDPEPCDYAINAIQTFLTTDIPVFGICLGHQLLALASGAKTIKMKFGHHGGNHPVKDLDKNTVMITAQNHGFAVDETSLPTNLRVTHKSLFDGSLQGIHRTDKPAFSFQGHPEASPGPHDAAPLFDHFIELIAQYRQNQQSVTTK